Sequence from the Phaeodactylum tricornutum CCAP 1055/1 chromosome 4, whole genome shotgun sequence genome:
CCAATACACAATCTCATCTTTCCTTTACAGAGCAAAGAGGCCAGCCAGGAAAGCGATGAAGATGCTGTTTGCACGTTTATCACTAGTTTAGTTGAGAACAATTACAATGAACATGGGGAAGCGATCGTTGGATCTGGTTTCCAGTTGTCGCACTGGAATCGACCTCAGGAGTATTCGAAGATTATTCAAAGAGCGTCTAGCCTCCAAGTCTTCGGGCTGTTTCTTTCAATTGGAGCAGTATTGGGGTTAGCCACTTATTGTTTTTATCTAACAAAGAAGCTAAAGTATCGGAAACCATGGCAGCCCCCAACGCGAGTCGCTGCATCTTACAACGGTGGGAGAATGTGGATTGATGCCCGGTCCGAGGCTGGTCGCATATCGCGAATCAATTCTGGCGTTGTCATGATGCGATCGAGATCTAAGTCGCCGCCTCGTGAGAGCGGTGCATTGGTCTGTAAGGGAAGCAGCACGAGCAATTGATGGAGACGATTACCTTCCTACTCAAAGAACAGTTGTCTAATGTGACACACATTTTATGCGCGTCTGCATCATTAGATATTACTCGGCTGAATGCTACTAGTCGACAGAATTGAAACGGAGTCAACCGAAAGACGAATGAACATCGCTGGGAGGTCGGAAAAGTGACCACACTTTCTATAGAATTCTAGCCCCAAATGACGTCTCTGATATATCACATACCGTGATCGATCGATATTACATAGGATGGAATAATGACTCGTTTCATTGGACCTAAGCCTAAGAATGAAAAGATATTAAAAAACATCGGCATGAGACATAATTTTAGCGAAGCACCGGGCGATGAGCTGAATTTTTTACTTAGGTTTAACATCCATATAACCGTAATTACAGACTGTCGCTGATTCCTATCGGGGAGATTCTTTACCTCACACACCTGTTCGACCCACAAATGTCCGGATCGGGAACGGAAGTTTTGAACCTGCTTCCCCAATTCGAGATTGAAGAAAATAAGGGCCGGAGATGACGAGGGTTGCCTTTGTTCTGTCGTTCTTAGTTGCAACAGCTTTAGACAGTATTGAAGCAGGAATTTTCAGCCTGGAGCTCAAGCGAGCCGCTGAAGAAGCCATTCAGCATTCACACAAGCTTCATGTAGAGGACCGCCTTCGTCGCCGAAATTTCGACGAGAAGCTCCGTCTTATGTCACAGCCTAAAGCTCGCGCTTTAAACAACTACGATAGTGATGATGAACAGAACAGTGGCCAGAATGATGACCAGTTCCAGGACAATCAAAGCGATTACGAATGGAACGAGCAAATGGCCGAGCAGGATTTTGGTTTCGAAATTACTGAGTACGCCTTGAAGTACACAGGTTGCCAAACAGTCGAATCCTATGACGATGCAATCGCtgcggacgaagaaatcgacgGTGTATTAAAGGCTCGGCGCTTTGCCACTTTCCGACTATGTCCCACACAGGATTGCTCTTCAAATAATCACATTGGGTGCAGCAGCAACTATGGAGAATACGTTGTTTCGATGGATCAGTTCCTGGGCGGCCTTATTTCTACGGAAGAAGATCGGGTTCGTGGATTCTGCATGTACTGCCAGGAATGCGCGTCTATACAGTCTTTCAAAGCATTCGTCTCTGAGATTACAGCCCTAAAGTCTGCTTCTGTCCAGGCCGCTGGAACTTTCTATGCCCAGTGGGCAGCAAACTACCAAGAAGCCAACGGGTATAACGACAACTACGATGACGATACAATGGCCGCCATGTACTGGCAAGTTCTAAATTCCAACAATGGAAACTACGCAAATAACTACCGGAACGGGAACTATGTCAACAGCCAGGCTTACAGTGACAGTAGTAGCAACGGTAGCGGAAGCAGCAACCGTTGGTGGCAAAATAACGCTAATGCACAAGTCTGGAGCTCGTCCAGTAACCAGCAGCACAGTCAGCAGGGAAGCTGGGATAGTATGGGTAACTGGTACGGGCGTCCACTTTTGAACGGATATTTCGAGGACGGTGGCACTTTCTACGCTGGATGGGGCTACGTGTCGCAATACAACGGATCGTTTGTGCTTCTAGACGAAAACCAACCCGTCTACTACGACGTCAGCCTGTTTGGCGATTTACCGGAGGGGTGGGATGAAAGTTGGTTTCAAAATCCAGATGAAGTGGAAAGTTGTGCATACAGTAGTTCAAAGAGTTGCTCCAACCAATACACTTCTTGTATGGAAATCTTGGAAGACGAGAACTACATCTCCTACATGAAGGATACGTATGGCTCCTCCTACGAACAACAACGCGAACAAGGGCGAGCATCGGAATTTCTCCAGTGCACTGCCGTAGACGCACAATATTCCGCATACGGCACGAATGGCCAGTTCTATATCGGGCCGCATTGTGACAGCAACGGACGATCGATTGAGCTCGGAGTCTTTACCGATCAATACTGCTCCAATCATTCATCAGACATTCCTGTCACAGACcttttgggatatgatccACTCGAAGACAATGCAAATCTGTTTCCTGACGAGTGCATCCCTTGTGCTGACGTAAGTAGAGGGTCAACGGCTCCAACTTTTACGTTTGAGAGACACCGAGCAACTCATAAGtttcgctttctttccaACAGAACTCCACTAGCATTCAACAATGGTACGAAGCAGACTATGGCGAAGCGGGTGTAGCGCAAGTGTGTTCCACGCTTTACCAATTGTCGGGAAAATGCAACAAGAATCTAAGTCCTACCCAAGTGTACGGACAAATTGTATACAGTAATCAGACCAGCCAAAGAGGGGTGAATTGTACCGGTGACGAGGAAAGTTGTGACGAATATGACCAGATGTATCAGTCTCAGCAGCAAGGCGAGAACGAGGCCAAGGTATGTTCGTTCATTGCTTCCTTGACATCGGGAACATACGATAGGAACGGTCAGGTATCCGGTACTGGTAGTAACTGGCCTAAGCAATGGAGCAGTCCGTCGAACTGGAGGCGTGAATTTGAGATCGAAAAGAAGGCAATGGGGACGGGGCAAAAAGTAACTCTGGCATTCGGTGCTCTTGCTGTTGTAGCCATGGCCGCGTATGCCATCTTCCTACGAGAAACCTTGTCGCGTCGAAAAACGCCGCTGTGTTGTAAGAAAGGTgaggaagaaatggatattACCCGTCAAAACTCTGGCATCGTGATGGGGCGCTCTCAGAGTGCCCCATCAAGTATACCTTTAATCTAAGCCCACCAGAAATTATTAACTAGAGATTATTCCTTCAAGGACGCCACGCCTTTACTGTGTAAAGCAAGACCGAGATTGCTTTCGATCTATTTGAATGCATTAGAGAAACAATACAGGAGTTCGTATTCATTGCCAATGCAATAGCGGTTGTGCAACACCTATTTAAGCTCAATATCGGCTGCAATTAGAATGTGGTCACTCGGCTCATCCTTATCcaaatttggaaaaggccCGCCGGATTCTTCACGCTTACCGATGGGCAAAACGCCGTTAACGGTCCATCGCTTATCCAAGAAAATGTAGTCGAGGGTATCAATGAAGGGTTCGTTATCTCTGGAGCGAGAATAGTTTGTAAAGTCCGGCTCTCCATGGTCCGACACCGCGTAAGCGCTCGCCATATTGATGGAAGAAGGTTTCCACTCGACCCCACCCTTCGGCGACGGATGATAGGGATCCGTGCTATCAATTTCCCCCGTAGTGAGCAGTCGATAGCAGGGATCGGACGGTTTGAAGTTGAAATCTCCCGCCAATATGTACGGAATTGATCCGTGTGATTCCGCAAGTCGCTGCACGTGGCGTGCTGCCAGATCGGTATGTATCGTCATGACCATGGGAGCATAAAAGGCACACGGCATGTGGTACGTGCCAATGCAGAAGGATTGTCCGGAAGCTTTCTCTTTGAGAGTGGCGGACACGAGCACGTTAAAGCGACGTTCCGACATGTCCCAATGATCAATATCTTCACCCGAAACGAGACCCAGCTTTCGCAATGGCTTGTCGAGCGCGGTTTGCAGCTTGGACCATACCTTCTGAAGCAATGGCGGCTCTTCGTTGACCGGCCATCCACCTTCACGCTTATCGGCAATTCGTGAAATATCTACATCTTCGACAACAAAGGAATCTTGCGGCCAAGCTAAACAAACCCCCATGTATCCGTTGAACTTCTTACCGTACGATCCGGTAACGAGATGGTATCCTCTATTGGCCAAGAAGGTATGCAAAGATCCGGCCCAGTCGTACGAGACCTCTTGCAAACAGAGTATTACATTTTGATTGGACTGTATCTCTTTTTCCAGCTTATTCAAGACAAGCGGAAGGCGATTTTTCGCATCCAAGTGTTCTGGATTCAGGGTCGGATACTGGGTTGTTGTAGCAAGCTACGGAGTGATAAAAACGCGCGGATGAGTATCAGCGTGAGTCTAGTATCAATAGAATACTCGGTACTGGACAAAACCTGGTGAGAAATGAAGACGAAGCAGACTCACGTGTGATGAAAGCAAATTGTACGACACGACCCGAAGTCTAAGGCTACTCGTCATCGCTTGAGGAGTGCAGCCAAGGttgcaaagaaaaaagagagaaaaTGCGGTCACTAAGGCGGACGGCATAAAACGCGAGCCAGTCAAATCTCTTGTATGCTTCTACTGGTTGCGAGTAACGAAAGGCTCGGGGTGACGGAGTCGTTTCCTTAGGATCACTAAGATTATAAAAATCGCGCCATCGTTGACCCTTTCGGGATGCGTCGGTGCTACATCATTTACATCGATGGACGCCTACTTCCTATCGGTTTGCCTCGTCTGTCATTGCCACGCTTCGCAAACGTCAACTATCCGGAGTATTGAGCTTTGCGACTGCAACTCCGCTACTTAAAGCATCTTACGTATTCTTCATGCCGTTTGACCAAAGGAACTAAATCCTGGATGACCTTCCCCTAGAAAGATTATGGATGCAGAAATATCAATCCAACAGAAAACAGAAAGAACAACTAAGCCATGCGACACAGTCACTAGGATGTGACATAGACCCTTTGCGAAAGGCCATCCAGTCCGTGACTCCATTTTCCTGCCGTTCGGACACAGACGGAAGAAAAGCCTGTCGCAGTCTTGCGCGCTTGCCCCTACATCTTCTACGAGAAGCCTCCGGTGTCAGCGAACTCGCCACACGTCTATTTTATTTTCACGTCTGGAGCCGTGCTTTCGGTTTTCTCTACCGCAGGAAGATCAACGCACGGAAAATACTCGGCCGGCCTGACGCTGGGTCGTTCGTGAAATTCTTCCAGCCGCGCTCCATAAAAAAATTCACACggtcgtgtgtgtgtgtgcgaCTTGCTGCTTCCCTGGCTTGTTCCAGAACCCACCACAATCTTGAAAACACCGAAAATTGTTGACGTTACCATGGCTGATCAATCCCAAACAACCACATCAAATACTCAAGCAGAGCCCAAACTTTGTAAAATGGGATGCGGTTTCTTTGTAAGTATCGAAAGAGGTGTCGTTTGACAACTCCCCCGACGGAAGTTGTGTTGGCTGGAAGTTGTTCGAGCGGTCTCGAGTTTCGCGATTGAAGAAATGGGACTGCGAAGAACATTTGCTTGATTGTCGTTTGGATTTCATGATCCTACGTCGATTACTCGGAACGGAGACATCCGTTCCGTTGAAAGGGTCTTCATGGTCGTATCGCCGTTCATCGATCCCGACTGGTTTCGCTGTAGTTCCTCGGAAATCCAACGGTACCGTTTTTTGTATACGAAATTTCTCGACATCCGGGTATTTTTACCAGACGCTCGGAACAGAACATATGTATTGCGTCATACCCACTGGTCGCGTTCCGACTGTCGCTCGTTGAAAAACTCGAGGCACTCACCGAAACGGTTCGCTTTGTTCTCTTTGTAGGGAAACGGTGCTACGGAAGATTGTTGCTCCAAGTGCTGGAGTGGGTTACAGAAGAAGCAGGGAAATGCGTCGTCGCCGACCTTGTGTGCACCAGTCAATCCCATGATTGCGGAGGAATCGCAACCAATGGAACTTGACACTACGCCTGTCGTCGTGGAAGAAGTCAAACCGGTCGTTGTGGATACGcccaagaagaaaaagaaggctAGCTACAAATCAATGATGAAAGCCATGACAAAGACCGATCCGGAACGAGACGTGGAGAAAGACAAGGAGGCACTTCGCAAGGTGACTGGGGGTGGAGCTTTTACCAAGATTGATAAGATTTAAAGTACCCTTTGGTGAAACTTGTTTCTCGATTTTAAGGATCCGCATTGCGGTGTCATTTACTCACTCGTTCGTGCATGCTGCCGTTTCTACCCTGCTCCTCTAACCAATCTAGTGGGAATTGCTACATGCGCTTCCCGTTGGACGGTATCGACACGACGAGCTCGGACGCATCCTTGTCCCATACCTCTCGTCCCTCCTTTCTACATTCGCATCGCTCTGTTAATCGTAAAAGGTCAATCACACCATGGAGTATCGGCGAAGGCCACTTTCCGTTGCTTGGAACGTATAGATTAGGATGGCGGACAGACGGCGATAGGGGGCTCCTACCGCAGGAAGTTTGTCGGTATGTATGCTTGCGGCTTTCTCGTAACGATCACTCACACGAATGGACAACATGAAGAGATAGGCGCAAAGGTAGTGCCCACGAAACCATCCTCGTGCGTTACCGCATCGGCATGCTGATTACAATCGGACTCGAACTCCAAAATTCGTATTCATCCGCACAAAAAACAATATCATATGTCCACATTGGTACTTTAGTTGACAGTACACATCGCTACAAACACCTTCTTGCATGGTTCTCTAACGTGTTGTTCGACAAGGCCACCAAAGCTGCTAAAGCAACAATAATATGGTGGCCGCAAGGTTATTTTTGTGAAAGTAAAAGGGCAACAGGAGCTTCTTTACACACGTGGCCTCTTGACCCATTGAATACCTGCACGTGATCAACTCACAGTTGACAATTGATTGATCCACAAAACACTTCTGTGCTGAGTTGGTCCATCTTCCGAGGTTGAAAGCGCAATGCCAAGAAACCATGTGCGCCCAATGTCATTTTCTATACCCTGTACTATGATGTTCGGAGCGGATTTGAGAGACTTTGTTATAGAATGGAAACTGTTGAAGATATAGTGTGTACTTTGATATAACTGTAAAGGTTTTGGGATCTTTTTGAGCCACACATATGCTGTATGAGTCTATGAACTAAGGTTTTGCTTGTGCTAATAGGAGCTTTGCTGCAGATGTTTCAGAGTGCAATCCTGTTTTTCTATCAAAACAAGTATGttttgtttcacagtcatgaAGAGTCTCTTGGACCCGCGAATGCAGTTAAGTGTAGCCTACTTAGCTGTAAAGTTCCAACAACCGGCAAAGAAAGTGTCGCAAATAGATTGACCCTGACCCTGTAAACTGATAAAATAGTGGTAGAGAAATCCCCCGACCCGTTGACTTCAACGTTCACACTCCCTCCGCCGGTTTTACACTTGTTACTGCACAAATCCAAACACCTTCTCATTTGAAGTAGTCGGGTGTACACCGGAAGGAACAGCTTACTTTGCTTTACAGAAAAATTCGGTTTTCAACGATTCATCATCGAAGCCGTATTGGAATGAAAATATACGCGGCAGGATTTGTGTTTTGCGTGGTCTGGTCAGCAGAGTCGTTTCCGACTGCCGGCCGGATTCGGCGACAGCCTTTCTTCACAAAATCGGTTGTTCAAACAGGAAATGCAGACTTTGACGCTGTCTTGGAAGCGCCTGTCTCTCCGTATGAGCAGATCGGAATAGAGAAAGAAGCTCTTGCTCTCGGCGTGGATGTCGATGCCGTCGCGACCTACATTGGCAGGTAAGTTTACGCTGTTGACACTTACGCTATTTTAGGTTATTGCCAATAACAATTTTATTGTTCACAGCAAAGAAGGACTGATAGACAGAACTTTGGCCGATATTCCTTCGTTCACTCGAGCGCAGGCAGAAGCAGAAGTGGACAAGTTCTTGCTCGACGCCGAAGCGCTCAATATGATGATTCAgttcaacaaaatgaaagcaGAAGATCCGGACTTTGTGGTGCCGGAGACTGATCAGGACGAGGGGCTTTTCAGCTTTCGCAATGTGGTTGCACTCTATTTAGTATACGTAGCTGGTACCTCGGCACcgccttttcttcggcgGTGGGTGGCTGAAAAGGAAGCTGCTGGGGAATGGCAAGGTACAAATATTCCATTTATCGACGACTGGCTTGCAAACACGGCAACGGCAGGAGCAGATATTACATCCGATGCAGTGCAAGCTGTTTCAGATACAGTACAGGCAGCTTCGGATGTTCTGAATTAGCAATTTTCACGGCTCTAGCTAATTCGATTGCAAAATATTGCTCTAACTAGTATTTGATGAAAAGGGGGATAGGTGCAAAGGATTTTATAGTCGATGCAGAGCTACCAATTGGGACTCGACACATAATTCAACATCATACAGCACTTGTGTAGTAATAGTCTAATCCAGGCTTCCTTGCCAGAGTTACCTTTTTTTAGGGTGAATTTCGAGGCTGATCTAACCCTAACCGTCAAGAAAACTGTCAGTGAGTTCCAAGTGGAACAGCGTTGAAACTGTAGACAGATCGATCATTCACTATCAACGGGGTCCGCGCTCATCCGATCAATTTTCCAAGACGACTGATACCAGCACTCGCCACCAGTAAAACGACAGTATTCAGCTTAGTCACCCATTATACGCAAGGCGAACTGATTTGAATATGGGGAAGTCCTCTTTCACATTAGCATGCCTTTTTCTAGTCCTAGAGGGAGTGCGAATATCATCGTTTTCGGTGGCTTCGACTAGACCTAAAGTAGCCCCACCAGCGTCGATATTAAGATACCATGCGACCAAATGTTCCGCTACCGCTACCATGTCGCCACTCTTCTCCTCGGGTCTGATAGGATCCGATGATCCGCTAAAGCGCTTCGCGGCGCTTAGACGACGGAACCCCTCCAATGTAATCCAGAGGCTCGATGCGAAGAGAATTGCTGTGGGCCGGAAATTTCGTCGAAGCGCCATGGCGCTGTTGTTCACGACTCTGTTTTGGTTCGGGGCGGCCGGAGTTCACGCACCTATATCGCAAGCATCGACTGCACCAACAGCTCGAATTGAACGAGTCCTTTCGTCTACTTCGCCTTCACTCGATAAGATTGTTGATCGCTACGTCAGAAAACATATGTTTGATGATGACACGTTCGATCCCGTTGAATCAGCTTACCGCGAGGCGTACGAAGACGCGACGGTTGGAGCATACCCGCAAACTTTGAAAGAGATTACGAGTGGTACACTTGGACAAGAAAGCAATGGGCTTGCGAGCAGAGATGGCAGTGAAAGCTCGGGCATTGGAGCCCTCTTAACTTCTGTCGTCGGAGCATTGAAAAAGCGCGGGCTGAGTGAGTCGGCTGCGATTGTAGTTCTAGCTGGGCTTTTTGTTGTGGCGGGTCCGTGTACTTTCCTTTTCACTGGAATGATCATAGGAGGCATGTCAAAACGCAGCATAAACAGAACCATGAAACAGCGATACGGAGATACGTACACCGTCGATGCTACCATGAAGCCCGAAGAATCTGTGGAAGCTCCagaggacgatgatgaagaagacgacgacgatgatgatgaagaggacAGTGACGACGTTGAGGACGAAGATAAGAAGCgcagttaacagtaaattatTAATAGCTACCCGCTCCGTTGGGGATTTTTTGTCTACAGATGCCTCAATTTTTTCCGCATAGCCGGAGAGTGTGATAATCCTACGAAAACGTCCATTGACAGTGGAATGTTGACACTAGGTTGACTCTCCTTTGCAAAGTCGTTCTAATGAGCTTGAGGTGTGTACAAACGAATACATTATACCTTTCTATATCCCAGCGACCTTCTTCAAATTCTCCATCATCTCATCAACCTCTTCTGGGCTGTTTTTGGTGAAAGAGCCTTCCGAAAAGAAGGGACCTGCTAAGTGTTTTGGCTGTGACTTACGGTCAAGGTACAGGTCTCCACTCTCTAAATTGGATCGGTCCGTTCCAACTAACCAAGTGACACCTTCGGCTCCCTGCCATGGTTCTCGTAACGGTTTTAGATACTTTTTCGAGTCGCCAAACGCTTCTTCAACAGCAGGAGTGTCTGCCCAGCCAGGATGCACAGTGCAGAAAGTCACATCGGGATATTCCTTACTCCAGCGCTCGGCTAGAAGAACTTGTCCTCGCTTGGCATACGCATATAAATTAACGCCATTGTATTTCTCCTTCTGATCACCCGTATTTGCCGCCACATTCCATGCTGGAAATTTGTAATTGTACATGCCTCCTGAAGTCACCATAATGATTCGACCTTGTCCGTCGGCAGCCTTCACTTGATCCATCAAAAGTTTGCTGAGCAAGTATGAACCGCCAATAAGATGCGACGCCAAAGTCAATTCGTTCCCTTCGCTGCTTTCGCGACGGTCGTTCAACAAAACGCCGGCGTTACATACGATTGCATGGATTTTTGGCTCCTTCGATTTCAGGGTGTTGGCCGCGTCGCGAACTTTGGAAAGTTCCGCGACATCCACCAGTACTATTTCAATATCTTTATTTCCGGTCTTTTCCATAATTTCG
This genomic interval carries:
- a CDS encoding predicted protein, with translation MTRVAFVLSFLVATALDSIEAGIFSLELKRAAEEAIQHSHKLHVEDRLRRRNFDEKLRLMSQPKARALNNYDSDDEQNSGQNDDQFQDNQSDYEWNEQMAEQDFGFEITEYALKYTGCQTVESYDDAIAADEEIDGVLKARRFATFRLCPTQDCSSNNHIGCSSNYGEYVVSMDQFLGGLISTEEDRVRGFCMYCQECASIQSFKAFVSEITALKSASVQAAGTFYAQWAANYQEANGYNDNYDDDTMAAMYWQVLNSNNGNYANNYRNGNYVNSQAYSDSSSNGSGSSNRWWQNNANAQVWSSSSNQQHSQQGSWDSMGNWYGRPLLNGYFEDGGTFYAGWGYVSQYNGSFVLLDENQPVYYDVSLFGDLPEGWDESWFQNPDEVESCAYSSSKSCSNQYTSCMEILEDENYISYMKDTYGSSYEQQREQGRASEFLQCTAVDAQYSAYGTNGQFYIGPHCDSNGRSIELGVFTDQYCSNHSSDIPVTDLLGYDPLEDNANLFPDECIPCADNSTSIQQWYEADYGEAGVAQVCSTLYQLSGKCNKNLSPTQVYGQIVYSNQTSQRGVNCTGDEESCDEYDQMYQSQQQGENEAKVCSFIASLTSGTYDRNGQVSGTGSNWPKQWSSPSNWRREFEIEKKAMGTGQKVTLAFGALAVVAMAAYAIFLRETLSRRKTPLCCKKGEEEMDITRQNSGIVMGRSQSAPSSIPLI
- a CDS encoding predicted protein, which translates into the protein MPSALVTAFSLFFLCNLGCTPQAMTSSLRLRVVSYNLLSSHLATTTQYPTLNPEHLDAKNRLPLVLNKLEKEIQSNQNVILCLQEVSYDWAGSLHTFLANRGYHLVTGSYGKKFNGYMGVCLAWPQDSFVVEDVDISRIADKREGGWPVNEEPPLLQKVWSKLQTALDKPLRKLGLVSGEDIDHWDMSERRFNVLVSATLKEKASGQSFCIGTYHMPCAFYAPMVMTIHTDLAARHVQRLAESHGSIPYILAGDFNFKPSDPCYRLLTTGEIDSTDPYHPSPKGGVEWKPSSINMASAYAVSDHGEPDFTN
- a CDS encoding predicted protein, producing MRHNPLRKAIQSVTPFSCRSDTDGRKACRSLARLPLHLLREASGVSELATRLFYFHVWSRAFGFLYRRKINARKILGRPDAGSFVKFFQPRSIKKFTRSCVSFDNSPDGSCVGWKLFERSRVSRLKKWDCEEHLLDCRLDFMILRRLLGTETSVPLKGSSWSYRRSSIPTGFAVVPRKSNGTGNGATEDCCSKCWSGLQKKQGNASSPTLCAPVNPMIAEESQPMELDTTPVVVEEVKPVVVDTPKKKKKASYKSMMKAMTKTDPERDVEKDKEALRKVTGGGAFTKIDKI
- a CDS encoding predicted protein; translated protein: MLITIGLELQNSYSSAQKTISYVHIGTLVDSTHRYKHLLAWFSNVLFDKATKAAKATIIWWPQGALLQMFQSAILFFYQNKYVLFHSHEESLGPANAVKCSLLSCKVPTTGKESVANRLTLTL
- a CDS encoding predicted protein, with protein sequence MSPLFSSGLIGSDDPLKRFAALRRRNPSNVIQRLDAKRIAVGRKFRRSAMALLFTTLFWFGAAGVHAPISQASTAPTARIERVLSSTSPSLDKIVDRYVRKHMFDDDTFDPVESAYREAYEDATVGAYPQTLKEITSGTLGQESNGLASRDGSESSGIGALLTSVVGALKKRGLSESAAIVVLAGLFVVAGPCTFLFTGMIIGGMSKRSINRTMKQRYGDTYTVDATMKPEESVEAPEDDDEEDDDDDDEEDSDDVEDEDKKRS
- a CDS encoding predicted protein, which translates into the protein VNLTGKVVVVTGANSGLGKEVATYSAAKGAKLYMLCRSKDRAEAARDEIMEKTGNKDIEIVLVDVAELSKVRDAANTLKSKEPKIHAIVCNAGVLLNDRRESSEGNELTLASHLIGGSYLLSKLLMDQVKAADGQGRIIMVTSGGMYNYKFPAWNVAANTGDQKEKYNGVNLYAYAKRGQVLLAERWSKEYPDVTFCTVHPGWADTPAVEEAFGDSKKYLKPLREPWQGAEGVTWLVGTDRSNLESGDLYLDRKSQPKHL